One window from the genome of Serinibacter salmoneus encodes:
- a CDS encoding DUF6325 family protein gives MATFRYGPVELYLVGFEGESPDPATIAPLVELVESGLVRVLDFVIVSRSETGDVDVVEIDTDDFALTLHEVGFTGEEDIAELAEQVPEGGSAVLVALEMVYARKLAEGVAASGAVVLSAERIPAPVVNAVMDLEDAVEEVLEEALEEAADEAARS, from the coding sequence ATGGCAACGTTCCGCTACGGGCCCGTTGAGCTCTATCTCGTCGGGTTCGAGGGTGAGAGCCCCGACCCGGCGACCATTGCGCCCCTCGTCGAGTTGGTCGAGTCGGGCCTCGTACGCGTGCTCGACTTCGTGATCGTCTCCAGGTCCGAGACCGGCGACGTGGACGTCGTCGAGATCGATACCGACGACTTCGCACTGACCCTGCACGAGGTCGGATTCACCGGCGAGGAGGACATCGCCGAACTCGCCGAGCAGGTCCCCGAGGGCGGCTCCGCCGTGCTCGTGGCGCTGGAGATGGTCTACGCCCGCAAGCTCGCCGAGGGCGTGGCCGCCTCCGGCGCGGTCGTGCTGAGCGCCGAGCGCATCCCCGCCCCGGTGGTGAACGCCGTGATGGACCTCGAGGACGCCGTGGAGGAGGTCCTCGAGGAGGCGCTGGAGGAGGCCGCCGACGAGGCCGCCCGGTCCTGA
- a CDS encoding SHOCT domain-containing protein, protein MPIRRVGRPGLIGLAARTAVVAGTANAVGRGMNNRADRRAQDQYEQQQYAAAQQQAQMQAAAQQAVAQQQAAQQQAAQQAQPAIAAEPAGGGVDLVAELQKLASLQQAGVLSDAEFAAAKAKLLG, encoded by the coding sequence ATGCCCATCCGTCGAGTCGGTCGCCCCGGCCTCATCGGCCTCGCCGCCCGCACCGCCGTCGTCGCCGGCACGGCCAATGCCGTGGGCCGCGGGATGAACAACCGCGCCGATCGCCGCGCCCAGGACCAGTACGAGCAGCAGCAGTACGCCGCCGCGCAGCAGCAGGCGCAGATGCAGGCCGCCGCGCAGCAGGCGGTGGCCCAGCAGCAGGCCGCCCAGCAGCAGGCCGCGCAGCAGGCGCAGCCCGCGATCGCGGCCGAGCCCGCCGGCGGCGGCGTGGACTTGGTCGCCGAACTGCAGAAGCTGGCGAGCCTGCAGCAGGCGGGCGTGCTCAGTGACGCCGAGTTCGCCGCCGCGAAGGCCAAGCTGCTCGGCTGA
- a CDS encoding AI-2E family transporter, translated as MTPPEQSPAPQPQTTLAPVFSPGARMLLTLAASVVVLGGVMFAQELIGPLLLGAVIVIICLPVRAPLVRRGWPSWAATTMVILLGYLILAALAAMLWFAGARFIDMVMDLGPELQATAQGLFDQLDSWGLEQSAADTVAGLLSPSTLLGYGASIGSSALNVLMALFFVLAYVIFMAADAGRYTTAESAFGERIRPTVARFQVYNTGVRRYYVVNATFGAIVAVVDGLALWVLSVPAPMVWAILAFVTNFIPNIGFVLGVIPPALLALVVGGWPLMLAVIAVYCVVNVTLQVLIQPKFVSDAVNLSLTLSFFSVIFWTFIIGPLGAILSIPLTLLVRALILDGDPGAAWLRWLSGDDNGATEGRTTATEGRSETTTGGASAPETELTAEEPSR; from the coding sequence GTGACTCCCCCCGAACAGTCCCCGGCGCCCCAGCCGCAGACCACCCTTGCCCCCGTGTTCTCCCCGGGCGCGCGCATGCTGCTCACGCTCGCTGCCTCCGTCGTGGTCCTCGGCGGGGTGATGTTCGCCCAGGAACTCATCGGCCCGCTGCTGCTCGGCGCCGTCATCGTCATCATCTGCCTGCCCGTGCGGGCGCCGCTGGTGCGCCGCGGCTGGCCGAGCTGGGCCGCCACCACCATGGTCATCCTCCTCGGATACCTCATCCTCGCGGCGCTGGCGGCCATGCTCTGGTTCGCCGGGGCGCGGTTCATCGACATGGTGATGGACCTCGGCCCCGAACTGCAGGCCACCGCGCAAGGCCTCTTCGACCAACTGGACTCCTGGGGGTTGGAGCAGTCCGCCGCGGACACCGTGGCCGGCCTACTCAGCCCCTCCACCCTGCTCGGGTACGGCGCCTCGATCGGCAGCAGCGCCCTGAACGTTCTGATGGCGCTGTTCTTCGTGCTCGCCTACGTGATCTTCATGGCGGCTGACGCCGGCCGGTACACCACCGCAGAGTCCGCCTTCGGGGAGCGCATCCGGCCGACGGTCGCGCGTTTCCAGGTCTACAACACCGGCGTGCGCCGCTACTACGTGGTCAACGCCACCTTCGGCGCGATCGTGGCGGTGGTCGACGGCCTGGCGCTGTGGGTACTCAGCGTGCCCGCGCCGATGGTGTGGGCCATCCTCGCGTTCGTCACCAACTTCATCCCCAACATCGGGTTCGTGCTGGGGGTCATCCCCCCGGCGCTGCTGGCCCTCGTGGTCGGCGGTTGGCCGCTGATGCTTGCCGTCATCGCGGTGTACTGCGTGGTGAACGTGACCCTGCAGGTGCTCATCCAGCCGAAGTTCGTCTCCGACGCGGTGAACCTGAGCCTCACGCTCAGCTTCTTCTCGGTGATCTTCTGGACCTTCATCATCGGCCCGCTCGGCGCGATTCTCTCGATCCCGCTGACGCTGCTGGTGCGGGCCCTGATCCTGGACGGCGACCCCGGCGCGGCGTGGCTGCGGTGGCTGTCCGGGGACGACAACGGCGCCACGGAGGGCCGAACGACGGCGACGGAGGGCCGCTCGGAGACCACGACTGGCGGCGCGTCAGCGCCCGAGACGGAACTGACCGCCGAGGAACCCTCGCGCTGA
- the mnhG gene encoding monovalent cation/H(+) antiporter subunit G, translated as MIEPGSLLDTAMDVASAAFFLAGSFLAMVAGIGILRFPDLLSRMHAATKPQVLGLAFLMIGLALELRTGVAIWTLVLVLLLQLITAPVSAHMVGRSGYRTGRVRRDLLIVDELTDDLEAARESVQREAE; from the coding sequence ATGATCGAGCCCGGAAGTCTCCTGGACACCGCGATGGACGTCGCCTCCGCGGCCTTCTTCCTCGCGGGGTCGTTCCTCGCGATGGTCGCGGGCATCGGGATCCTGCGCTTCCCCGACCTGCTCTCCCGCATGCACGCCGCCACCAAGCCGCAGGTCCTCGGGCTGGCGTTCCTCATGATCGGGCTCGCGCTCGAACTGCGCACCGGCGTGGCGATCTGGACCCTCGTGCTCGTGCTCCTCCTGCAACTGATCACCGCCCCCGTCTCGGCGCACATGGTCGGGCGCTCCGGGTACCGCACCGGCCGGGTGCGTCGCGACCTGCTGATCGTCGACGAACTCACCGACGACCTCGAAGCGGCCCGCGAGAGCGTGCAACGCGAGGCCGAGTAG
- a CDS encoding monovalent cation/H+ antiporter complex subunit F has product MNPVIVTICGVMLAIGAACVVARTERGQSMLDRVVAVDVIVAIVLASVALLSAYTMRIDVLPVLVVLALLGFVGSVTVSRFAAAESDEERRILTPEEAAAQRAERQRLAELDIAEEREGALTGEMPLIVSEGESSGPLEGSLEGAVDEGRSHGAGEDR; this is encoded by the coding sequence ATGAACCCGGTGATCGTGACGATCTGCGGTGTGATGCTCGCGATCGGCGCCGCCTGCGTGGTGGCCCGCACCGAACGCGGGCAGAGCATGCTGGACCGGGTGGTGGCGGTCGATGTGATCGTGGCGATCGTGCTCGCCTCCGTGGCCCTGCTCTCCGCCTACACGATGCGCATCGACGTGCTGCCGGTGCTGGTGGTGCTGGCCCTGCTGGGGTTCGTCGGCTCGGTGACGGTCTCACGGTTCGCCGCCGCGGAGAGCGATGAGGAGCGCCGCATCCTCACCCCGGAGGAGGCGGCCGCCCAGCGCGCGGAGCGTCAGCGCCTGGCGGAGTTGGACATCGCCGAGGAGCGCGAGGGCGCGCTGACCGGGGAGATGCCGCTGATCGTCTCGGAGGGGGAGTCCTCCGGTCCGCTCGAGGGGTCCCTCGAGGGTGCCGTGGACGAGGGCCGCAGCCACGGGGCGGGTGAGGACCGATGA
- a CDS encoding Na+/H+ antiporter subunit E, with translation MSDLPPPAMTTGADVRASKRLKQRVSWTATAWLALVWVLLWGDFSLANVVVGIVLGLLVQWALPLPLVPFGGRPSLLGVLRLLGRLTRDIVVASAQVVGVALRFGREPTSAVLRVPLRSRSDLYLTLTADLCSVVPGSLIVEAHRATSTLYVHALDVPTAADVERARRTVLEQEARVLYALASPQEIREAGLPPRHLGGPGRGGFRRADVTGAAAPSGTGTGPDANEGGTR, from the coding sequence ATGAGTGACCTGCCACCCCCCGCGATGACCACCGGCGCCGACGTGCGTGCGTCCAAGCGCCTGAAGCAGCGGGTCTCCTGGACCGCGACGGCGTGGCTCGCCCTGGTCTGGGTGCTGCTGTGGGGGGACTTCTCCCTGGCGAACGTGGTGGTCGGGATCGTGCTCGGTCTCCTGGTGCAGTGGGCACTGCCCCTGCCGCTGGTGCCCTTCGGCGGACGACCCTCGCTGCTCGGCGTGCTGCGCCTGCTGGGCAGGCTCACCCGGGACATCGTCGTGGCCAGCGCCCAGGTGGTGGGCGTGGCCCTGCGGTTCGGCCGCGAGCCCACCTCCGCGGTGCTGCGGGTGCCGCTGCGCTCCCGCTCCGACCTGTACCTCACCCTCACCGCGGACCTGTGCTCGGTGGTGCCCGGGTCGCTGATCGTGGAGGCGCACCGCGCCACCAGCACCCTGTACGTGCACGCCCTGGACGTGCCCACCGCGGCCGATGTGGAGCGGGCGCGGCGCACCGTGCTGGAGCAGGAGGCGCGCGTGCTGTACGCATTGGCCTCCCCCCAGGAGATCCGCGAGGCCGGGCTGCCACCCCGGCACCTCGGCGGGCCCGGGCGAGGCGGGTTCCGGCGGGCCGACGTGACCGGGGCGGCCGCGCCGTCGGGCACCGGGACCGGGCCGGACGCGAACGAGGGAGGCACCCGATGA
- a CDS encoding Na+/H+ antiporter subunit D, with protein sequence MNWLVPLVVALPLFSAGLALTQASRPRVQAIISITTISLVLIDAIWMLALVDAGPLVLNVGEWNAPVGIALVVDRLSALMLVVSSVVLLGVLLYSVSQGTSMERRDSRTPVSVFHPTYLVLAAGVGNAFISGDLFNIYVAFEILLGASFVLITLGATGERIRAGTIYVVVSLASSILFLTALALIYAATGTLTLATLAERLPELPVGTQTVLQVMLLLGFGIKAAIFPLSAWLPDSYPTAPAPVTAVFAGLLTKVGIYAIIRTQVLLFPANDALDDVLIVLSILTMVIGILGAVAQNDLKRLLSFTLVSHIGYMLFGIAIANQVGLAATIFYVAHHITVQTALFLVAGWIEQRGGTTSLDELGGLAKLAPMLAVVFFVPAMNLAGIPPLSGFMGKVGLLQAAADAATPLAYAAIAAGLLTSLLTLYAIVKAWNKAFWQSSPKPLPTVRIRRGMIGAATAIVGASTAITLVAGPLYAYATSAARDLTLRTPYINAVLVDGERGEGESAEVAGTEGSDGSEGSGSEGSGSESETGSGSQGQEDDDE encoded by the coding sequence ATGAACTGGTTGGTACCGCTCGTCGTCGCCCTCCCGCTGTTCAGCGCGGGCCTCGCACTCACCCAGGCGAGCCGGCCGCGGGTGCAGGCGATCATCTCCATCACCACCATCTCCCTGGTGCTGATCGACGCGATCTGGATGCTCGCCCTCGTGGACGCCGGGCCGCTGGTGCTCAACGTCGGGGAGTGGAACGCGCCGGTCGGGATCGCCCTGGTGGTGGACCGGCTCTCCGCGCTCATGCTCGTGGTCTCCAGCGTGGTGCTGCTCGGGGTGCTGCTGTACTCCGTCTCGCAGGGCACCAGCATGGAGCGGCGGGACTCCCGCACCCCCGTCTCGGTGTTCCACCCCACCTACCTGGTGCTGGCCGCCGGGGTCGGCAACGCCTTCATCTCCGGGGACCTGTTCAACATCTACGTGGCCTTCGAGATCCTGCTCGGCGCCTCGTTCGTGCTCATCACCCTCGGCGCCACCGGGGAGCGGATCCGCGCCGGGACGATCTACGTCGTCGTCTCCCTGGCCTCCTCGATCCTGTTCCTCACCGCCCTCGCGCTGATCTACGCCGCCACCGGCACCCTGACCCTGGCCACCCTCGCCGAGCGCCTCCCGGAACTGCCGGTGGGCACCCAGACGGTGCTGCAGGTGATGCTGCTGCTCGGGTTCGGGATCAAGGCGGCGATCTTCCCGCTCTCGGCGTGGCTCCCGGACTCCTACCCCACCGCGCCGGCCCCCGTCACCGCCGTGTTCGCGGGGCTGCTGACCAAGGTGGGCATCTACGCGATCATCCGCACCCAGGTGCTGCTCTTCCCCGCCAACGACGCGCTCGACGACGTGCTGATCGTGCTCTCCATCCTCACGATGGTCATCGGGATCCTGGGCGCCGTGGCGCAGAACGACCTGAAACGTCTGCTGTCCTTCACCCTGGTCAGCCACATCGGGTACATGCTGTTCGGGATCGCGATCGCCAACCAGGTGGGGCTGGCCGCCACGATCTTCTACGTGGCCCACCACATCACCGTGCAGACCGCCCTGTTCCTCGTGGCGGGCTGGATCGAGCAGCGCGGCGGCACCACCTCCCTGGACGAACTCGGGGGCCTGGCGAAGCTCGCGCCGATGCTGGCGGTGGTGTTCTTCGTGCCCGCGATGAACCTCGCCGGGATCCCCCCGCTGTCCGGCTTCATGGGCAAGGTCGGGTTGCTGCAGGCCGCCGCGGACGCCGCCACACCGCTGGCCTACGCCGCGATCGCGGCGGGCCTGCTCACCTCCCTGCTCACGCTGTACGCCATCGTCAAGGCGTGGAACAAGGCGTTCTGGCAGTCCTCCCCCAAGCCGCTGCCCACGGTGAGGATCCGGCGCGGCATGATCGGCGCGGCCACCGCGATCGTGGGCGCGAGCACCGCGATCACGCTGGTGGCCGGGCCGCTGTACGCCTACGCCACCTCCGCGGCCCGCGACCTCACGCTGCGCACCCCGTACATCAACGCGGTCCTGGTGGACGGGGAGCGCGGCGAGGGCGAGTCCGCGGAGGTCGCCGGCACCGAGGGATCCGATGGGTCGGAGGGGTCTGGGTCGGAGGGGTCAGGGTCGGAGTCCGAGACAGGGTCCGGGTCTCAGGGGCAGGAGGACGACGATGAGTGA
- a CDS encoding Na(+)/H(+) antiporter subunit C: MIVSEMTPNLVLVILIGILVATGVYLLLERSLTRILIGVALIGNGVNLLLLVAGGAAGAPPLVGESEEPMADPVPQALILTAIVITLGFTAFILAMAYRSWQLHGHDEVQDDVEDRRVAKRTEEGALDARADDASVNAAMEALTVRDETEDEDNEQSEGGAR, from the coding sequence ATGATCGTCTCGGAGATGACGCCCAACCTGGTGCTGGTGATCCTCATCGGCATCCTCGTGGCGACCGGGGTCTACCTGCTGCTGGAGCGCTCGTTGACCCGGATCCTCATCGGGGTCGCGCTCATCGGCAACGGCGTGAACCTGCTGCTGCTCGTGGCGGGCGGAGCCGCCGGTGCCCCACCGCTGGTCGGGGAGAGCGAGGAGCCGATGGCCGATCCTGTGCCCCAGGCCCTCATCCTCACCGCGATCGTCATCACGCTCGGGTTCACCGCCTTCATCCTCGCGATGGCCTACCGCTCCTGGCAGTTGCACGGGCACGACGAGGTGCAGGACGACGTGGAGGACCGTCGGGTGGCCAAGCGCACCGAGGAGGGTGCCCTGGACGCCCGCGCGGACGACGCCAGCGTGAACGCCGCCATGGAGGCGCTCACGGTGCGCGACGAGACCGAGGACGAGGACAACGAGCAGAGCGAGGGAGGGGCGCGATGA
- a CDS encoding Na+/H+ antiporter subunit A — protein MPLLLTVHLVAAILGPFLVRALGRKAFGLLALAPASAAVWALALTSRAHSQDPPVQTIRWVPAIDLEITFRLDSLSWFLVLIVGAVGALVLLYCAWYFAPKASATPRFAGVFVAFAGAMLGLVSTDNTLMLYLFWELTTVFSYLLIGHYYERKVSRRAAMQAIIVTTAGGLVMLGGLILLGQAPGGSYSLHELATNPPAATTLTNVAIICVLIGAMSKSALIPLHFWLPAAMAAPTPVSAYLHAAAMVKAGVYLVARLAPGYADRAAWEWPLLVLASATMLLGGYRALRQWDLKLVLAYGTVSQLGLLMMLVGQADRAVALAGLAMIGGHAMFKAAMFLTVGIVDAAAGTRDIHQLSGLRRSMPFLAVVAALATASMIGLPPTAGYVAKEAALEGLWHSVETGDGAASSLPLLAVVVLGSVLTVAYGLRFWWGAFGVKKDLADTEVDREARPIFIAPTALALAGLAAGLVPTLGEELLAPYADTYPEGEAGHLVLWGGFGVPLLLTVVILGAGWLVFQFLGRDSALQAHRPLGIDAEQTYRTSMRRLDLLAGWVTALTQRGSIPVYLTIIFLVTVLAGTTAMATSGASLGPVRAWDMPAQLAVAVVIAVSAFLAARSRRRLKAVLLLGISGYGMALLYELHGAPDLALTQLLVETVTLVVFVLVLRRLPAYFSDRPLAGSRWLRAAVGIAVGATVSLLALMMTNARVAEPVSVNFPSEAYEFGYGKNIVNVTLVDIRAWDTMGEISVLLVAATGIASLVFLRVRTGRVERAADVSDSRLGGVWGGQEQSLALLRLQSSGAARATGSAGPGPQEGTEEQRSRAMRNQRWLPAGATLAPQRRSVILEIATRLLFHTMVLFSLFLLFSGHNAPGGGFAGGLVAGIALVLRYLAGGRYELGEAAPVNAGVLLGSGLFLSVGAGMVPLLFGGTMLQSFVVEFDAGPFGEIKFVSTLFFDIGVYVLVIGLVLDVLRTLGAELDRQGEVEGTSPPDVAHDDPDAQGDDHHPLVAYTLPGTPTAGTPTADAHAATDSPGGTRGEEHR, from the coding sequence TTGCCCTTGCTGCTGACCGTGCACCTCGTCGCGGCCATCCTCGGGCCCTTCCTCGTGCGTGCCCTGGGCCGCAAGGCGTTCGGCCTGCTCGCGCTCGCCCCGGCGAGCGCCGCCGTGTGGGCCCTCGCGTTGACCTCCCGGGCGCACTCGCAGGACCCTCCGGTCCAGACCATCCGCTGGGTGCCGGCGATCGACCTGGAGATCACCTTCCGACTGGACTCCCTGAGTTGGTTCCTCGTGCTCATCGTGGGCGCCGTGGGCGCCCTGGTGCTGCTCTACTGCGCCTGGTACTTCGCACCCAAGGCCTCCGCGACGCCGCGGTTCGCCGGGGTGTTCGTGGCATTCGCCGGGGCGATGCTCGGCCTGGTCAGCACCGACAACACCCTGATGCTGTACCTGTTCTGGGAGCTGACCACGGTCTTCTCCTACCTGCTGATCGGCCACTACTACGAGCGCAAGGTCTCCCGCCGCGCGGCCATGCAGGCGATCATCGTCACCACCGCCGGTGGCCTGGTGATGCTCGGCGGCCTGATCCTGCTCGGTCAGGCACCCGGCGGCTCCTACTCGCTGCACGAACTCGCCACGAACCCGCCCGCGGCGACCACCCTGACGAACGTGGCGATCATCTGTGTGCTGATCGGCGCAATGAGCAAGTCCGCGCTGATCCCGCTGCACTTCTGGCTACCCGCCGCGATGGCCGCCCCCACCCCCGTCTCGGCCTACCTGCACGCCGCCGCGATGGTGAAGGCCGGCGTCTACCTGGTGGCACGCCTGGCCCCCGGGTACGCCGACCGCGCCGCCTGGGAGTGGCCGCTGCTGGTGCTCGCGAGCGCCACCATGCTGCTCGGCGGTTACCGGGCGCTGCGGCAGTGGGACCTCAAGCTCGTCCTCGCCTACGGCACGGTGAGCCAGCTGGGCCTGTTGATGATGCTGGTGGGCCAGGCCGACCGCGCGGTGGCCCTGGCGGGCCTGGCGATGATCGGCGGGCACGCCATGTTCAAGGCCGCGATGTTCCTCACCGTCGGGATCGTGGACGCCGCCGCCGGCACCCGCGACATCCACCAGCTCTCCGGGCTGCGCCGCTCGATGCCGTTCCTCGCGGTGGTCGCGGCCCTGGCAACGGCCTCGATGATCGGGTTGCCGCCCACCGCCGGGTACGTGGCCAAGGAGGCCGCCCTGGAGGGGCTGTGGCACTCCGTGGAGACCGGCGACGGCGCCGCCTCCTCCCTGCCGTTGCTCGCCGTCGTGGTGCTCGGCTCGGTGCTCACGGTGGCCTACGGGCTGCGGTTCTGGTGGGGCGCGTTCGGGGTGAAGAAGGACCTCGCGGACACCGAGGTGGACCGCGAGGCCCGGCCGATCTTCATCGCCCCCACCGCGCTCGCGCTCGCCGGCCTCGCCGCGGGCCTGGTGCCCACCCTGGGGGAGGAACTGCTCGCGCCCTACGCCGACACCTACCCCGAGGGCGAGGCCGGGCACCTGGTGCTGTGGGGCGGGTTCGGGGTGCCGCTCCTGCTGACCGTGGTGATCCTCGGCGCCGGGTGGCTGGTCTTCCAGTTCCTGGGCCGCGACTCCGCCCTGCAGGCCCACCGCCCGCTGGGCATCGACGCGGAGCAGACCTACCGCACCTCGATGCGCCGCCTGGACCTGCTTGCCGGCTGGGTGACCGCCCTGACCCAGCGTGGCTCGATCCCGGTCTACCTCACGATCATCTTCCTGGTCACGGTGCTGGCGGGGACGACGGCGATGGCCACCTCGGGCGCCTCCCTCGGCCCGGTCCGGGCCTGGGACATGCCCGCGCAGTTGGCGGTCGCGGTCGTCATCGCGGTCTCCGCCTTCCTCGCGGCCCGCTCCCGCCGCCGCCTCAAGGCGGTGCTGCTACTGGGCATCTCCGGGTACGGCATGGCGCTGCTGTACGAACTGCACGGCGCCCCCGACCTGGCCCTGACCCAGCTGCTCGTGGAGACCGTCACCCTCGTGGTCTTCGTGTTGGTCCTGCGCCGGTTGCCCGCCTACTTCTCCGACCGCCCGCTGGCGGGGTCGCGGTGGCTGCGCGCCGCCGTCGGGATCGCGGTGGGGGCCACGGTGAGCCTCCTGGCGCTGATGATGACCAACGCCCGGGTGGCCGAGCCGGTCTCGGTGAACTTCCCCAGCGAGGCGTACGAGTTCGGCTACGGCAAGAACATCGTCAACGTCACCCTGGTCGACATCCGCGCCTGGGACACCATGGGCGAGATCAGCGTGCTGCTGGTGGCCGCCACGGGCATCGCCTCGCTGGTCTTCCTGCGGGTGCGCACCGGGAGGGTGGAGCGGGCAGCGGACGTCTCCGACTCCCGCCTCGGCGGTGTGTGGGGCGGTCAGGAGCAGAGCCTGGCGCTGCTGCGGCTGCAGTCCAGCGGGGCGGCGCGCGCCACCGGCTCGGCCGGCCCCGGCCCGCAGGAGGGCACCGAGGAGCAGCGCTCCCGGGCGATGCGCAACCAGCGCTGGCTACCCGCCGGCGCCACCCTCGCGCCGCAGCGGCGCAGCGTGATCCTGGAGATCGCCACCCGGCTGCTGTTCCACACCATGGTGCTGTTCTCCCTCTTCCTGCTCTTCTCCGGGCACAACGCCCCCGGCGGCGGGTTCGCCGGCGGCCTGGTCGCGGGGATCGCCCTGGTGCTGCGCTACCTCGCCGGCGGGCGGTACGAACTCGGCGAGGCCGCGCCCGTGAACGCGGGTGTGCTGCTGGGCTCCGGCCTGTTCCTGTCCGTGGGCGCCGGGATGGTGCCGCTGCTGTTCGGCGGCACCATGCTGCAGTCCTTCGTGGTGGAGTTCGACGCCGGACCCTTCGGGGAGATCAAGTTCGTCTCCACCCTGTTCTTCGACATCGGCGTGTACGTGCTGGTGATCGGCCTGGTGCTGGACGTGCTGCGCACTCTGGGCGCGGAACTGGACCGGCAGGGCGAGGTCGAGGGCACCAGCCCGCCGGACGTGGCGCACGACGACCCCGATGCGCAGGGCGATGATCATCACCCGCTCGTCGCCTACACCCTGCCCGGCACCCCGACCGCCGGCACCCCGACCGCCGACGCCCACGCCGCCACCGACAGCCCGGGCGGCACCCGAGGGGAGGAGCACCGATGA
- a CDS encoding UDP-N-acetylglucosamine 2-epimerase — protein sequence MYRISPPRRGLTVVPALGSGARLSLQSLVQEPRRAFGDVAVVLDVRPQFIKLASVIKVLGERARVVQACQHRDQGSAGQFLRKLGLGEPDVTLDGVHGADRAQRIGRGIIALTEHLEAHPAQVIVVQGDTDSTRIGAQVGSRLGVPVIHVDAGLSSQASVKSTGLDRLRVAPLVDLHCAATPGAVANLLAEGVAPRRVRLTGNALADVTTSASALQYRRWSEIAGAGVRVGGYVLAPILRPETTNSPVFLQRILHALGTSPIPVLMMVRPRTLTAIGRLDPPTGAVRLRAAVCHSDYLELARRCALVVSDSSEVQEEAAVLGKPVLVISEASEHPEFIAAGFARLATREVDLVGELAECLKRRAFPALEGARSTDEFGRAASLIADAARALAAGEEPAGDLMTDRLLAGSGSLGGVR from the coding sequence ATGTACCGCATCTCTCCACCCCGACGTGGACTCACTGTTGTCCCGGCACTCGGCTCGGGCGCGCGGCTCTCGCTGCAATCGCTCGTGCAGGAACCTCGCCGCGCATTCGGCGACGTCGCCGTGGTTCTGGATGTACGGCCGCAGTTCATCAAGCTCGCCAGCGTGATCAAAGTGCTCGGGGAGCGGGCCCGTGTCGTGCAGGCTTGCCAGCACCGGGACCAGGGCTCTGCGGGGCAGTTCCTGCGAAAGCTCGGGCTCGGCGAACCCGATGTCACACTGGATGGTGTGCATGGCGCAGATCGTGCGCAGCGGATCGGGCGGGGGATCATTGCACTCACCGAGCACCTGGAAGCGCATCCTGCGCAAGTGATCGTGGTCCAAGGGGATACCGACTCCACTCGGATCGGCGCCCAGGTGGGCAGCCGGCTCGGCGTCCCTGTGATCCATGTCGACGCCGGCCTGTCCAGCCAGGCGAGCGTGAAGTCGACAGGTTTGGATCGGTTGCGGGTCGCTCCTCTCGTGGACCTGCACTGCGCGGCCACTCCCGGGGCTGTAGCCAATCTGCTTGCCGAGGGTGTCGCTCCGCGCCGTGTTCGATTGACGGGCAACGCGTTGGCGGACGTGACGACGTCGGCCTCGGCACTGCAGTACCGGCGGTGGTCGGAAATTGCGGGCGCGGGAGTCCGGGTAGGGGGGTACGTCCTTGCGCCTATCCTCCGTCCAGAGACCACGAACTCCCCGGTCTTCCTGCAGCGAATTCTCCATGCGCTGGGCACGTCGCCGATCCCGGTGTTGATGATGGTGCGGCCACGCACCCTCACAGCGATCGGACGACTCGATCCCCCCACCGGTGCGGTCCGGCTACGCGCGGCTGTGTGCCATTCGGACTACCTCGAGTTGGCGCGCCGCTGCGCACTGGTGGTCTCGGATTCCAGCGAGGTCCAGGAGGAGGCCGCTGTCCTGGGCAAGCCTGTGCTCGTGATCTCCGAGGCCTCCGAGCACCCCGAGTTCATCGCGGCGGGGTTCGCCCGCTTGGCAACACGAGAGGTTGATCTTGTCGGGGAACTCGCTGAATGCCTGAAGCGGCGGGCGTTCCCTGCCCTCGAGGGGGCGAGGTCTACGGATGAGTTCGGTCGTGCGGCGTCGCTGATCGCCGACGCGGCACGGGCGCTGGCGGCAGGAGAGGAGCCGGCCGGGGACTTGATGACCGATCGATTGCTCGCGGGTAGCGGGTCCCTCGGCGGTGTGCGATGA
- a CDS encoding FCD domain-containing protein: MSHGAADYEGGSVADALEALGALRSHAVRRALPTLLPQDIACLRDRWAQVELACATGSFEEFMLAGLEYVRVLDDRGMNPVVHRTAAHLNEKIRRESVGVASKPPRADLLMDFRDLHVACCDGDADAAAAAVRRLYASERWR, from the coding sequence ATGAGCCACGGTGCCGCGGACTACGAGGGGGGGAGCGTCGCTGATGCCTTGGAGGCTCTTGGCGCGTTGCGCAGCCACGCGGTGCGACGCGCACTGCCCACGTTGCTCCCCCAGGACATTGCCTGCCTGCGCGACCGATGGGCGCAGGTGGAACTGGCGTGTGCCACCGGTTCTTTCGAGGAGTTCATGCTCGCTGGGCTGGAGTACGTGCGCGTGCTCGATGACCGCGGGATGAACCCCGTGGTTCATCGGACAGCCGCTCACTTGAACGAGAAGATCCGTCGGGAGTCCGTGGGTGTCGCGAGCAAGCCGCCTCGCGCCGACCTGTTGATGGACTTCCGGGATCTCCATGTCGCATGCTGCGATGGGGACGCGGACGCGGCGGCGGCTGCGGTGCGGCGGTTGTACGCATCTGAGCGTTGGCGCTGA